Proteins co-encoded in one Streptococcus pyogenes genomic window:
- the aroC gene encoding chorismate synthase: MRYLTAGESHGPSLTAIIEGIPAGLTLHPADIDHELQRRQGGYGRGARMSIETDRVQISSGVRHGKTTGAPITLTVINKDHQKWLDVMAVGDIEETLKLKRRVKHPRPGHADLVGGIKYHFNDLRDALERSSARETTMRVAVGAVAKRILAELGIDMLHHILIFGGITITIPSKLSFRELQERALHSELSIVNPKQEEEIKTYIDKIKKEGDTIGGIIETIVQGVPAGLGSYVQWDKKLDAKLAQAVLSINAFKGVEFGAGFDMGFQKGSQVMDEITWTPTQGYGRQTNHLGGFEGGMTTGQPLVVKGVMKPIPTLYKPLMSVDIDSHEPYKATVERSDPTALPAAGVIMENVVATVLAKEILETFSSTTMSELQKAFSDYRAYVKQF, from the coding sequence TTGCGTTATTTAACAGCAGGAGAATCTCATGGGCCATCCTTAACAGCTATTATTGAAGGTATACCAGCAGGATTAACTCTTCATCCAGCGGATATTGATCACGAATTACAGCGACGTCAAGGAGGTTATGGCCGTGGTGCCAGAATGTCTATTGAGACTGATCGGGTTCAAATATCCTCAGGAGTTCGTCATGGTAAAACAACAGGGGCCCCCATTACCTTAACGGTAATTAATAAGGACCACCAAAAATGGCTAGATGTCATGGCTGTAGGAGACATTGAAGAGACTCTCAAGTTAAAGCGTCGTGTTAAGCATCCTAGACCAGGACATGCGGATTTGGTAGGAGGTATTAAATATCATTTTAACGATTTAAGAGATGCTTTAGAGCGTTCCTCGGCTAGAGAAACAACGATGAGAGTGGCTGTAGGCGCTGTTGCTAAACGTATCTTAGCTGAACTTGGAATTGATATGTTACATCATATCTTAATATTTGGTGGTATAACGATCACAATACCTTCTAAGCTCTCTTTTAGAGAGCTGCAAGAAAGGGCTCTCCATTCAGAATTATCTATTGTTAATCCAAAGCAAGAAGAAGAAATTAAAACGTATATTGATAAGATAAAAAAAGAAGGGGATACCATTGGTGGTATTATCGAAACGATAGTTCAAGGGGTGCCAGCAGGTCTTGGATCTTATGTCCAATGGGATAAAAAATTAGATGCCAAGCTGGCTCAAGCAGTTCTTTCCATTAATGCTTTTAAAGGGGTGGAATTTGGAGCTGGGTTTGATATGGGATTCCAAAAGGGCTCTCAGGTAATGGATGAAATCACCTGGACACCTACCCAGGGCTATGGTCGTCAAACAAACCACTTAGGTGGCTTTGAAGGTGGCATGACCACAGGACAACCTCTTGTTGTTAAAGGGGTTATGAAGCCCATTCCTACTTTGTATAAACCACTCATGTCGGTAGATATTGATAGTCATGAACCTTATAAAGCAACGGTGGAACGCTCTGATCCGACGGCCTTACCAGCTGCAGGGGTTATCATGGAAAATGTGGTGGCGACGGTGCTTGCCAAAGAGATTTTAGAGACTTTTTCTTCTACTACCATGTCTGAATTGCAAAAAGCTTTTTCGGACTATCGTGCCTACGTCAAGCAATTTTAG
- a CDS encoding YlbF/YmcA family competence regulator: MSQEIYDYANQLERAVRALPEYQKVLEVKEAIQADVSASELFDEFVAMQEKIQGMMQSGQMPTAEEQTSIQELSQKIEANDQLKAYFEAQQALSVYMSDIERIVFAPLKDLVK; the protein is encoded by the coding sequence ATGTCACAAGAAATTTATGACTATGCTAATCAACTTGAAAGAGCAGTTCGTGCTCTGCCAGAATACCAAAAAGTGTTAGAAGTAAAAGAGGCCATTCAAGCAGACGTTAGTGCTAGCGAACTGTTTGATGAGTTTGTCGCTATGCAAGAAAAAATCCAAGGGATGATGCAATCAGGCCAAATGCCAACGGCTGAAGAACAAACAAGCATTCAAGAACTTAGCCAAAAGATTGAAGCTAATGACCAGCTAAAAGCTTATTTTGAAGCGCAGCAGGCCTTATCTGTTTACATGAGTGATATTGAGCGTATTGTATTTGCTCCGTTGAAAGATTTAGTCAAGTAA